From the Nodularia sp. NIES-3585 genome, one window contains:
- a CDS encoding ABC transporter ATP-binding protein, whose protein sequence is MLYLRNITYHPTASPAPILKSINLELIPQQLGMIIGPSGSGKSTLLEILSGLAEPTSGSLFWREQELIPEQLQQLAGLVFQFPERHFCGGTILEELRLGHPELGSERVRGALSEVGLEDLSLSAAPHALSGGQQRRLALAVQLIRQPNLLLLDEPTAGLDWSMRRQLVNLLAKLKKDWTLLVVTHDAGDMLAIADRCWTLSHGELQSVDPAILKAKAQEAV, encoded by the coding sequence ATGCTCTATCTCAGAAATATAACTTATCATCCCACAGCCAGCCCAGCACCGATTCTCAAATCAATTAATCTGGAATTAATACCGCAGCAGCTAGGGATGATTATTGGTCCGAGTGGTTCGGGTAAAAGTACTTTACTAGAAATTTTGTCTGGATTAGCCGAACCAACTTCAGGCTCACTCTTCTGGCGGGAACAAGAACTTATCCCTGAACAGCTACAACAATTAGCTGGGTTAGTCTTTCAGTTCCCAGAAAGGCACTTTTGCGGTGGTACTATTTTAGAAGAATTGCGTTTAGGGCATCCTGAGTTAGGGTCAGAGCGAGTCAGGGGAGCATTAAGCGAAGTCGGATTAGAGGATTTATCGCTTTCCGCCGCGCCTCATGCTTTGAGTGGTGGACAGCAGCGGCGTTTGGCTTTGGCGGTGCAATTAATTCGTCAGCCGAATTTACTGTTATTAGATGAACCGACAGCCGGATTAGATTGGTCAATGCGTCGGCAACTGGTAAATTTATTAGCGAAACTCAAAAAAGATTGGACACTGTTGGTAGTGACTCATGATGCTGGGGATATGCTGGCGATCGCAGACCGATGTTGGACACTCAGCCACGGTGAACTACAATCAGTAGATCCAGCGATACTAAAAGCGAAAGCTCAAGAAGCTGTGTAA
- the rsmG gene encoding 16S rRNA (guanine(527)-N(7))-methyltransferase RsmG, producing MTNSTIPLLPEMAEIWQQTLNWQPNAQQQQQFQQLYELIVVGNRQLNLTRITDPQEFWEKHLWDSLRGIAPHGQFLSSVSENAAVIDIGTGAGFPGIPVAITVPNCKMTLLDSTRKKINFIDEILTELSLSNAKTFIGRAEEIGHHPQHRKTYDIALIRAVGNAAVCAEYTLPLLKKGGLAVIYRGNWTEEETKSLQNAVNQLGGVVESLEQFTTPLTKSIRHCLYLRKVVNTPGIFPRPVGVPTQKPLSVQNDNNY from the coding sequence ATGACTAATTCAACAATTCCGTTATTGCCAGAAATGGCAGAAATATGGCAGCAAACCCTAAATTGGCAACCCAACGCACAACAGCAGCAACAATTTCAGCAGCTGTATGAGTTAATTGTGGTAGGTAATCGACAGTTAAATTTAACCCGGATTACCGACCCCCAAGAATTTTGGGAAAAACATCTTTGGGATTCTTTGCGAGGAATTGCACCACATGGGCAATTTCTTTCATCTGTCTCAGAAAATGCTGCTGTGATTGATATTGGCACAGGTGCGGGCTTTCCAGGGATTCCCGTGGCAATTACTGTGCCTAATTGTAAAATGACTTTGCTAGATTCAACGCGGAAAAAAATTAATTTTATTGACGAAATATTGACAGAATTGAGTCTGAGCAATGCTAAAACATTTATTGGGAGAGCGGAAGAAATAGGTCACCATCCCCAGCACCGCAAAACCTATGATATAGCTTTAATTCGCGCTGTGGGTAATGCTGCTGTCTGTGCAGAATATACTCTTCCATTGCTAAAAAAAGGGGGATTAGCTGTAATTTATCGTGGTAATTGGACGGAAGAAGAAACTAAATCTTTGCAAAATGCTGTTAACCAATTGGGTGGGGTGGTTGAATCCTTAGAACAATTTACTACTCCTTTAACTAAAAGTATTCGTCATTGCTTATATTTGCGAAAAGTGGTAAATACCCCAGGGATTTTTCCCCGCCCTGTGGGTGTACCAACGCAAAAGCCTTTGTCAGTTCAAAATGACAATAACTATTAA
- a CDS encoding family 10 glycosylhydrolase, whose translation MSREKKEPKGCGCANIPISVILLLLGGSWWLLSQKGNRDMITNVFTHFLSQHQQIAIPILNPTPTPTLNPTPIPILTPTPTPDITPTLTPTPTPKNTVNPDPKPEAASPPTTPQQKTSLPQNPWEKKAIRGIYFSRYHITNNANEATIRQRVRLYRTQGFNTIIHGVWGNGCTMYNSDVMQKKLGLKSCPNKFQDKWLDWLIDEAHKQGMEVHAYFEKGIKIDKNSPIFDLAIARRWVVPGVDRTYSNIEHYVLDVEIPEIANFFKNISVEFVTKYPQIDAVQWDDYLGYHDELPGQVDRTANLTTFVQEMVSAIKQANPKVSFDISHHNPYWAKRYFAADWPNWNVDRVFIQVYNDDNFQEELKYVRDVDGIGISDNQFHRLGDIINNQDIKSVLVFPIDGKPETTAANLKNLVDGITQKP comes from the coding sequence ATGTCGCGAGAGAAAAAAGAGCCAAAGGGGTGTGGATGCGCGAATATTCCCATATCAGTAATTTTATTGCTTTTAGGAGGTAGTTGGTGGTTGTTGAGCCAAAAAGGTAATCGAGACATGATCACCAATGTTTTTACGCACTTTTTATCTCAGCATCAACAAATAGCTATACCCATTTTAAATCCTACTCCTACTCCTACTTTAAATCCGACTCCCATCCCTATTTTAACTCCAACTCCCACCCCTGATATAACACCTACTTTAACTCCAACTCCCACACCCAAAAACACAGTAAATCCTGATCCCAAACCAGAAGCAGCTTCACCACCAACAACACCTCAGCAAAAAACATCGTTACCTCAAAATCCTTGGGAAAAGAAAGCAATTAGAGGGATTTATTTCAGTCGTTACCATATTACTAATAATGCTAACGAAGCCACGATTCGCCAACGAGTGCGTTTATATCGTACTCAAGGTTTTAATACGATCATTCATGGCGTTTGGGGTAATGGTTGTACAATGTATAACAGCGATGTCATGCAAAAGAAATTGGGGCTTAAAAGTTGTCCCAATAAATTCCAAGATAAATGGTTAGATTGGTTAATTGATGAAGCACATAAGCAGGGAATGGAAGTTCATGCTTATTTTGAAAAAGGGATTAAAATCGATAAAAATAGTCCAATTTTTGATTTAGCGATCGCGCGCCGATGGGTTGTCCCTGGTGTAGATAGAACTTACTCCAATATTGAACATTATGTTTTGGATGTAGAGATACCCGAAATTGCTAATTTCTTTAAAAATATCTCCGTGGAATTTGTCACCAAATATCCCCAAATTGACGCAGTGCAGTGGGATGATTATTTAGGCTACCATGATGAACTACCAGGACAAGTAGACCGCACAGCTAATTTAACAACCTTTGTCCAAGAAATGGTCAGTGCAATTAAACAAGCTAACCCCAAAGTTAGTTTTGATATTTCCCATCATAATCCTTATTGGGCTAAAAGATATTTTGCCGCTGATTGGCCAAACTGGAACGTCGATAGAGTATTTATTCAAGTTTATAATGATGACAATTTCCAAGAAGAATTAAAATATGTTAGAGATGTTGATGGAATTGGCATTAGTGACAACCAATTTCATCGCTTAGGAGACATAATTAATAACCAAGATATCAAAAGTGTTTTAGTCTTTCCCATAGATGGAAAACCCGAAACAACTGCGGCTAATTTGAAGAATTTGGTAGACGGAATAACTCAAAAGCCATAA
- a CDS encoding DUF29 family protein yields MTQELTDLRNSILQERYADALAIVDELEGMSKKAILRQIKSFLKILLIHLIKNQVEQRLTNSWVASIRNAILEIQDVNLKENKKSYYVNQDEWEDFIQDVVIESSIADASLEVMNGKYSQFKLAEIIDRTKLIENALHFLALTYSYSAKELPAIVAESLTQFPGGEDWKAGRW; encoded by the coding sequence ATGACACAGGAACTAACTGACCTCAGAAATAGCATTTTACAAGAACGTTACGCAGATGCTTTGGCTATTGTTGACGAGTTAGAGGGGATGAGTAAAAAGGCGATTCTGCGGCAAATTAAATCTTTTCTTAAGATTCTATTGATACATTTAATTAAAAATCAAGTAGAACAGCGATTAACAAATTCTTGGGTAGCTTCTATTCGCAATGCAATTTTAGAAATTCAAGACGTGAATCTCAAAGAAAACAAAAAATCCTATTATGTTAATCAAGATGAATGGGAAGATTTTATCCAAGATGTGGTAATTGAAAGTTCTATAGCTGATGCTAGTTTAGAAGTAATGAATGGCAAATATAGTCAATTTAAACTTGCTGAAATTATAGATAGAACCAAGTTAATCGAAAATGCTTTGCACTTTTTAGCCCTGACTTATTCCTATTCAGCTAAGGAATTACCTGCAATTGTCGCAGAAAGTTTAACTCAGTTTCCAGGTGGGGAAGATTGGAAAGCGGGGAGATGGTAA
- a CDS encoding DUF29 family protein, whose product MTQELTDLRNSILQGRYADALAIVDELEGMSKQAILRNIKSYVNILLIHLIKNQVEQRLTNSWVASIRNCIREIKKLNIKDNNKSYYVNQDEWETLIEEEIIEDAIADASLEVMNGKYSQFQLADIIDRTKLIENALNFLVLTYSYSAKELPAIVAETLTQLPGGEDWKAGRW is encoded by the coding sequence ATGACACAGGAACTAACTGACCTCAGAAATAGCATTTTACAAGGACGTTACGCAGATGCTTTGGCTATTGTTGATGAGTTAGAGGGGATGAGTAAACAAGCAATTCTGCGTAATATTAAGTCTTATGTCAACATTTTGTTGATTCATTTAATTAAAAACCAAGTAGAACAGCGATTAACAAATTCTTGGGTGGCTTCTATTCGCAATTGTATTCGAGAAATTAAAAAGCTGAATATCAAAGATAATAATAAATCATATTATGTCAATCAAGATGAATGGGAAACTTTGATAGAGGAGGAGATAATTGAAGATGCGATCGCTGATGCTAGTTTGGAGGTGATGAATGGTAAATACAGTCAATTTCAACTGGCTGATATAATAGATAGAACTAAGTTAATTGAGAATGCTTTAAATTTTTTAGTGTTAACTTATTCCTATTCAGCGAAGGAATTACCTGCAATTGTCGCAGAAACTTTAACTCAGTTACCGGGTGGTGAAGATTGGAAAGCAGGGAGATGGTAA
- a CDS encoding DUF29 family protein encodes MTQELTDLRNNILQGNYAEALAIVDELEGMSKKAILRQIKSFLKILLFHLIKNQVEQRLTNSWIASIRNCIREIKKLNIKDDNKSYYVNQDEWETLIEEEIIEDAIADASLEVMNGKYTRAELSARLDKTQILTTAIKFLALTYSYSAKELPAIMDDYLSQLPGGEIWQ; translated from the coding sequence ATGACACAGGAACTAACTGACCTCAGAAATAACATTTTACAAGGAAATTACGCAGAGGCTTTGGCTATTGTTGATGAGTTAGAGGGGATGAGTAAAAAGGCGATTCTGCGGCAAATTAAATCTTTTCTCAAGATTTTGTTGTTCCATTTAATTAAAAATCAAGTGGAACAACGATTAACAAATTCATGGATTGCTTCGATTCGCAATTGTATTCGAGAAATTAAAAAGCTGAATATCAAAGATGATAATAAATCATATTATGTCAATCAAGATGAATGGGAAACTTTGATAGAGGAGGAAATAATTGAAGATGCGATCGCTGATGCTAGTTTGGAAGTGATGAATGGCAAGTATACTCGCGCTGAATTATCAGCAAGACTGGATAAAACCCAGATTTTAACTACAGCAATTAAATTTCTAGCTTTAACTTATAGTTATTCAGCTAAGGAATTACCAGCAATTATGGATGATTATCTCAGTCAGTTACCAGGGGGAGAAATTTGGCAATAG
- a CDS encoding NADP-dependent isocitrate dehydrogenase has translation MYDKINPPTTGTKITFKNGEPIVPDNPIIPFIRGDGTGIDIWPATQKVLDAAVAKAYKGKRQISWFKVYAGDESCDLYGTYQYLPQDTLTAIKEYGIAIKGPLTTPVGGGIRSLNVALRQIFDLYACVRPCRYYAGTPSPHKNPEKLDVIVYRENTEDIYLGIEWKQGSEIGDRLIKILNEELIPATPEHGKKQIPLDSGIGIKPISKTGSQRLVRRAMKHALSLPKAKQQVTLVHKGNIMKYTEGAFRDWGYELVTSEFRAECVTERESWILSNKEKNPDLSAAANAREVDPGYDSLTPEKQAQILQEVETVLSTIWETHGNGQWKDKIMVNDRIADSIFQQIQTRPDEYSILATMNLNGDYLSDAAAAIVGGLGMGPGANIGDVCAIFEATHGTAPKHAGLDRINPGSVILSGVMMLEFMGWQEAADLVKKGLGEAIANSQVTYDLARLLEPPVEPLKCSEFADAIIKHFD, from the coding sequence ATGTACGACAAGATTAACCCCCCCACAACCGGAACAAAAATCACCTTCAAAAATGGTGAACCGATTGTGCCTGATAATCCAATTATCCCTTTTATTCGGGGCGATGGCACAGGTATAGATATCTGGCCTGCCACCCAAAAGGTGCTAGATGCTGCGGTAGCCAAGGCATACAAAGGGAAACGTCAAATCAGTTGGTTTAAGGTTTATGCCGGGGATGAGTCCTGTGATTTATATGGCACTTATCAGTATTTGCCCCAGGATACTTTAACCGCAATCAAGGAATATGGTATAGCGATTAAAGGCCCTTTGACTACCCCCGTGGGTGGTGGAATTCGTTCGCTCAATGTAGCACTGCGACAAATTTTTGATTTATATGCCTGTGTGCGTCCTTGTCGTTATTATGCTGGAACTCCCTCACCGCACAAAAACCCAGAGAAACTGGATGTAATTGTTTATCGGGAAAATACAGAAGATATTTATTTGGGGATTGAGTGGAAACAAGGCAGTGAAATAGGCGATCGCCTCATTAAAATCCTCAACGAAGAACTCATCCCCGCCACCCCAGAACATGGCAAAAAGCAAATTCCCCTGGATTCTGGTATTGGCATCAAACCCATCAGCAAAACTGGTTCTCAGCGCCTAGTCCGCCGGGCGATGAAACACGCTTTATCATTGCCCAAAGCCAAGCAACAGGTAACACTGGTGCATAAGGGCAACATCATGAAGTATACCGAAGGTGCTTTCCGTGATTGGGGTTATGAGTTAGTTACCAGTGAATTTCGCGCTGAATGCGTTACAGAACGGGAATCTTGGATTTTAAGTAACAAAGAGAAAAATCCTGATCTTTCCGCCGCAGCTAACGCCCGTGAGGTTGATCCAGGTTATGATTCCCTGACACCAGAGAAACAAGCGCAAATTCTCCAGGAAGTCGAAACCGTTCTCAGCACAATTTGGGAAACCCACGGTAACGGTCAATGGAAAGACAAAATCATGGTCAATGACCGGATTGCTGACAGTATTTTCCAACAAATCCAAACCAGACCCGATGAGTATTCGATTCTGGCCACAATGAACTTAAACGGCGATTACTTATCTGATGCGGCTGCGGCCATTGTCGGCGGTTTAGGCATGGGGCCAGGGGCAAATATCGGCGATGTCTGTGCCATATTTGAAGCCACCCACGGCACTGCACCCAAACACGCCGGCTTAGATCGGATTAATCCCGGTTCTGTAATTCTTTCCGGTGTAATGATGCTGGAATTTATGGGTTGGCAAGAAGCCGCAGATTTGGTAAAGAAAGGTTTAGGGGAGGCGATCGCGAACAGTCAAGTTACCTACGATTTAGCCCGATTACTAGAACCACCAGTAGAACCATTAAAATGTTCTGAATTTGCCGACGCAATCATCAAACATTTCGATTAA
- a CDS encoding GUN4 domain-containing protein → MTDPMILSGTADIDSLRQSLIAGSLQVQQQIIPQLSNLGNEGLDVLMEFLQQRCEHPATWIDGKAYQVLYNSDAPQVKEFLLKCFPEGIVPLKSECGIDYNPLQQLLAVQDFQAADLVSIQKMCELAGPMAVQRKWLYFTEVGNAPIIDLQTINNLWLVHSEGKFGFSVQREIWLSLGKNWESLWPKIGWKSGNNWTRYPNQFTWDLSAPKGHLPLSNQLRGVRVMAALLSHPAWSKSNKI, encoded by the coding sequence ATGACAGACCCAATGATTTTATCAGGCACAGCTGACATCGACTCCCTCCGACAATCGTTAATTGCTGGGTCTCTTCAAGTCCAACAACAAATCATCCCACAGTTGTCTAACTTGGGTAATGAGGGATTAGATGTGTTGATGGAATTTTTACAACAACGATGTGAACACCCAGCAACTTGGATTGATGGTAAAGCTTACCAAGTCCTCTATAACTCTGATGCACCTCAAGTTAAGGAGTTTCTGCTTAAATGTTTTCCTGAAGGAATTGTACCTCTAAAATCAGAGTGTGGGATTGATTACAATCCTTTGCAACAGCTACTTGCTGTCCAAGACTTCCAAGCCGCGGATCTCGTGAGTATCCAAAAAATGTGTGAACTAGCAGGGCCAATGGCTGTGCAGAGAAAATGGTTGTATTTTACTGAAGTAGGAAACGCCCCGATTATTGACTTACAGACTATTAACAACCTCTGGTTAGTCCACTCAGAAGGCAAGTTTGGCTTTTCGGTACAGCGAGAAATTTGGTTGAGTTTGGGCAAAAACTGGGAAAGTTTATGGCCGAAAATTGGCTGGAAAAGCGGTAATAACTGGACGCGATACCCTAACCAGTTTACTTGGGATTTAAGCGCCCCTAAAGGTCATTTACCCCTGTCTAATCAACTGCGGGGGGTGCGGGTGATGGCGGCGTTATTGTCTCATCCAGCTTGGTCTAAAAGTAACAAAATATGA
- a CDS encoding ABC transporter ATP-binding protein has translation MAKVHLEDIRRRFNNVTAIEDITFEIPDGEFWVLVGPSGCGKSTILRTIAGLESATSGNLFIGDRLVNNIPARQRDIAMVFQNYALYPHMTVAQNIAFGLKMRKFDPKLIQQRVVNVARSLSLEHLLDRKPKQLSGGQQQRVALGRAIAREPQVFLLDEPLSNLDAQLRDDTRAELKQLHQQLGITTIYVTHDQVEAMTLADKIVVLDRGRIQQIGDPQSIYALPANLMVATFLGNPPMNILPAIYKNDVFDVSGQSLAVPPVVREKVQLRQGQSFDLGIRPEHITINIDSALNDHQSEPLFVEVKVVEPLGRETLIRASLPGSLAVLNIQTTADVRPRPGDRLSLQLDLNQLFVFDTANGDRISPA, from the coding sequence ATGGCAAAAGTTCATTTAGAAGACATTAGGCGTAGATTTAACAATGTCACGGCTATCGAGGACATTACCTTTGAAATTCCTGATGGAGAATTTTGGGTGTTAGTGGGACCATCGGGTTGTGGTAAGTCTACAATTTTACGCACGATCGCGGGGTTGGAATCGGCGACATCTGGTAATCTATTTATCGGCGATCGCTTGGTAAATAATATTCCCGCCCGACAGCGAGATATAGCGATGGTATTCCAGAACTACGCTCTTTATCCCCACATGACGGTGGCGCAAAACATCGCCTTCGGTTTAAAAATGCGGAAATTTGACCCGAAGCTGATTCAACAACGAGTCGTAAATGTGGCGCGATCGCTTTCTCTCGAACACCTCCTAGACCGCAAACCCAAACAACTTTCTGGGGGACAGCAACAACGGGTAGCATTAGGAAGAGCGATCGCCCGTGAACCACAAGTATTTTTACTCGATGAACCTTTGTCTAATTTAGATGCTCAGTTGCGAGATGATACTAGGGCAGAGTTGAAACAGTTACATCAACAATTAGGCATTACCACAATCTACGTTACCCACGATCAAGTTGAGGCGATGACTTTGGCTGATAAAATTGTGGTACTGGATCGGGGGAGGATTCAGCAAATTGGTGATCCTCAAAGCATTTATGCCCTACCTGCTAACCTAATGGTGGCAACTTTTTTGGGTAATCCACCCATGAATATTTTGCCAGCTATCTATAAAAATGATGTTTTTGATGTGAGTGGACAGTCTTTAGCGGTTCCACCAGTTGTGAGGGAAAAGGTGCAGTTACGCCAGGGTCAAAGTTTTGATTTGGGGATTCGTCCTGAACATATCACGATTAACATTGATTCTGCCCTCAACGATCATCAATCAGAACCGTTATTCGTAGAAGTTAAAGTAGTAGAACCTTTGGGGAGAGAAACCTTGATTCGTGCGAGTTTACCGGGTTCGCTGGCGGTGTTAAATATTCAGACCACTGCTGATGTGCGTCCGCGTCCAGGCGATCGCTTGTCTTTGCAACTAGATTTAAATCAGTTGTTTGTCTTTGATACTGCTAATGGTGACAGAATCTCGCCGGCATAG